In Anaerolineae bacterium, a genomic segment contains:
- a CDS encoding DUF4405 domain-containing protein, producing MLGKTKFNFWLDVIILATFLVTAVTGLLLWLVIPGGQGNGWTIFFGLTRRDWVELHNWFGVGMLLGVTLHLIFHWRWITCVMQRFFGKLARPARINFSLDSALFVLFFVASLSGLVAWLVLPGGGYRGGRNPYYNATLFSLTRHEWNDLHLWVSLVMMGLVIVHLALHWDWIVCTVRRYAQAALCRPDECVLET from the coding sequence ATGCTTGGCAAAACAAAATTCAACTTTTGGCTGGATGTCATCATCCTGGCCACCTTCTTGGTAACGGCCGTAACCGGCCTGCTTCTGTGGCTGGTCATCCCTGGCGGGCAGGGCAATGGCTGGACTATATTTTTTGGCCTGACCCGCCGCGACTGGGTTGAGCTGCACAACTGGTTTGGCGTGGGGATGCTGTTGGGGGTGACTCTCCATCTCATCTTCCATTGGCGCTGGATTACGTGCGTGATGCAACGCTTTTTTGGCAAACTGGCCCGACCGGCCCGGATCAATTTCTCGCTCGATAGCGCCCTGTTCGTACTCTTCTTTGTGGCCAGCCTATCGGGCTTGGTGGCCTGGCTGGTGCTACCGGGCGGCGGTTACCGGGGTGGGCGCAACCCCTATTACAACGCCACCCTTTTTAGCTTGACCCGCCATGAGTGGAACGACTTGCATCTATGGGTGAGTTTGGTGATGATGGGCCTTGTTATTGTACACCTGGCCCTGCATTGGGATTGGATTGTCTGCACGGTACGTCGCTACGCCCAGGCGGCGCTGTGCCGGCCGGATGAATG